Proteins from a genomic interval of Oceanispirochaeta crateris:
- a CDS encoding ribokinase, giving the protein MKILNYGSLNIDIVYKVPHIVKPGETISASDVQKYAGGKGANQSVALAKAGAPVWHGGTIGSDGLWLLDLLNKFNVKTELVSQYEGPTGQAIIQVSDKGQNSIFLFGGGNQNNTEAEVDKALAHFEEGDYLVLQNEINLTPYIIEKASARGMKICLNPAPFTENIKSWPLEKLDLLVVNEIEGQDLAGKEGSFEETLDQLTNMYPGMSILLTAGKAGAYFGKDSQREFVPIVDAPVVDTTAAGDTFFGYFLAGRLKGSSVREAMEDATRASAITVSRPGAMDSIPYAQELQ; this is encoded by the coding sequence ATGAAAATATTAAATTACGGATCTTTGAATATTGATATTGTTTACAAAGTGCCTCATATCGTCAAACCCGGGGAAACGATATCCGCATCGGATGTCCAGAAGTATGCCGGAGGAAAGGGGGCTAACCAATCCGTGGCCTTGGCCAAGGCAGGAGCTCCTGTCTGGCATGGCGGAACTATTGGGAGTGATGGTCTTTGGCTGTTGGATCTTTTGAACAAATTTAATGTTAAAACTGAATTGGTTAGTCAGTACGAGGGACCAACAGGCCAGGCTATTATTCAGGTTTCTGATAAGGGTCAGAATTCGATCTTCCTCTTCGGGGGGGGAAATCAAAATAATACGGAGGCCGAAGTGGACAAGGCCCTGGCGCATTTTGAAGAGGGTGATTATCTGGTTTTGCAAAATGAAATCAATCTGACTCCTTATATTATTGAAAAAGCCTCCGCCCGGGGGATGAAGATTTGTTTGAATCCCGCTCCTTTTACTGAGAATATCAAATCATGGCCTCTGGAAAAACTGGATCTTTTGGTGGTAAATGAAATAGAGGGACAGGATTTGGCTGGGAAAGAAGGGAGTTTTGAAGAGACCCTCGATCAATTGACAAATATGTATCCCGGTATGAGTATTCTTTTGACTGCCGGTAAAGCGGGAGCTTATTTTGGTAAGGACTCACAGCGCGAATTCGTACCAATTGTGGATGCTCCTGTTGTTGACACCACCGCTGCGGGAGACACATTTTTTGGATATTTTTTAGCAGGAAGATTAAAAGGTTCTTCTGTTCGGGAAGCCATGGAAGACGCTACCAGAGCTTCGGCAATTACCGTGTCCCGACCGGGAGCCATGGATTCAATTCCTTATGCTCAAGAATTGCAATAG
- a CDS encoding M48 family metallopeptidase, which yields MHRISTEEKIIHIQGHPVKLQKKNMKSLRLRLIPPHGEIRVSVPSWYSDKEAAQFVLSRWEWIMKQKKTIKAVHPLTQQNYNNGDTILFLGEPYTITIIETSRPGPPQIKGDQIIIEEKANSLPHQRKQKIESWYRTKMKDMMDSLITYWADKMGVEPQEWKIRKMNTRWGSCNTVSRRIWLNLELITMKPEILEYVLVHELAHLLERGHNKQFKSLMDRFLPSWRSLNIELRGGLPL from the coding sequence ATGCATCGAATCAGTACGGAAGAAAAAATTATACATATCCAGGGACATCCCGTTAAACTTCAAAAAAAGAACATGAAAAGCCTCCGCTTAAGACTGATTCCCCCTCATGGTGAGATAAGAGTCTCAGTCCCCTCCTGGTATTCTGATAAAGAAGCGGCTCAATTTGTCCTGTCCCGCTGGGAGTGGATCATGAAACAGAAAAAAACCATAAAGGCTGTTCATCCTCTAACTCAGCAAAACTACAACAATGGAGATACAATTCTCTTCCTGGGTGAACCCTACACAATAACTATAATCGAAACATCCCGGCCGGGCCCTCCCCAGATAAAAGGGGATCAAATCATCATAGAGGAGAAAGCCAATTCACTCCCTCACCAAAGAAAACAGAAAATTGAATCCTGGTATAGAACAAAGATGAAAGACATGATGGACAGCTTGATCACGTACTGGGCTGACAAGATGGGAGTAGAGCCTCAGGAATGGAAGATAAGAAAGATGAATACCCGCTGGGGAAGCTGCAATACTGTTAGCCGCAGAATCTGGCTGAATTTGGAACTGATCACAATGAAGCCGGAAATACTGGAGTACGTCCTAGTCCATGAATTGGCTCATCTGCTTGAACGAGGACATAATAAACAATTCAAATCGCTAATGGACCGCTTTCTTCCCTCTTGGAGATCCTTAAATATTGAACTTCGGGGCGGTCTTCCCTTATGA
- a CDS encoding sugar ABC transporter substrate-binding protein has translation MRKNVLVLLICMLLLMPMLAMAKGAQEEVKDDRPVVGLIMKSLANEFFMAMEEGAQAYAAEDGTFKLITMGMNSETDFDSQVNAVDTLITQGVDLIVLAPADSAGMVAPVKRAIDAGVTVINFDVTLDKDALKAAGLPEEFLFVGPDNTDGAEMVGNYLGEKLGDGGKVFILEGNPGADNAKQRKNGFMKSIATHNLELLASNTAHWETEEANTLMTNLLTKHPDVQGVMCANDSMALGVVRALEAAGRSDVQVVGFDNIPAVKDLILNDKMLATVHMDGAEMAILAFNAGFEILAGERENLGWVQSPLILADKAFFE, from the coding sequence ATGAGAAAAAATGTTTTAGTCCTTTTAATCTGCATGTTGCTATTGATGCCCATGCTCGCAATGGCTAAAGGTGCCCAGGAAGAAGTCAAGGATGACAGGCCGGTAGTTGGCTTAATTATGAAGTCTTTGGCCAATGAGTTTTTCATGGCTATGGAGGAAGGTGCCCAGGCCTATGCAGCCGAGGATGGTACATTTAAGCTTATCACCATGGGAATGAACTCAGAAACTGATTTTGACTCACAAGTAAATGCCGTTGATACTCTGATAACGCAAGGTGTCGATCTTATTGTTCTTGCTCCCGCAGATTCTGCGGGAATGGTAGCACCGGTAAAAAGAGCCATCGATGCAGGTGTTACGGTCATTAATTTTGACGTGACATTGGATAAGGATGCATTGAAAGCCGCCGGACTTCCTGAAGAATTCCTTTTTGTAGGACCTGATAATACAGATGGTGCCGAAATGGTTGGGAACTATCTAGGTGAAAAACTGGGAGATGGTGGTAAGGTCTTTATTCTGGAAGGTAATCCTGGAGCAGATAATGCAAAACAGAGAAAAAACGGCTTTATGAAGTCTATTGCTACTCATAACCTGGAACTGCTCGCTTCCAATACAGCCCATTGGGAGACAGAAGAAGCAAATACTCTCATGACAAATCTTTTGACAAAGCATCCTGATGTTCAGGGAGTTATGTGTGCCAATGATTCTATGGCTCTCGGTGTTGTCCGGGCTTTAGAAGCTGCAGGACGATCTGATGTCCAGGTCGTTGGTTTTGATAATATCCCTGCAGTTAAAGATCTAATTCTGAATGATAAAATGTTGGCTACAGTACATATGGATGGTGCAGAAATGGCTATTTTAGCATTTAATGCAGGATTTGAGATTTTGGCCGGAGAAAGAGAGAATCTTGGTTGGGTACAGTCACCGCTAATTCTGGCAGATAAGGCCTTTTTTGAATAA
- a CDS encoding sugar ABC transporter ATP-binding protein, whose amino-acid sequence MAANNIIELQNISLVFPGVRALNEVNLAIHKGEIHVLLGENGAGKSSLIKTICGVYQQSSGTMIFDGLEYAPLNPLTAIQKGVRVVYQEFNLLPYLSIAENIFFEKLPSKGGLVDYQRLNHEASLLMAKVGLGKLSPKMPVENLGVAQMQLIEIAKALSGDSRILILDEPTATLMPDEIDTLFALLLKLKSEGVSIIYISHRLNEIFRIGDRVTVLRNGELVGTHPSSELDIPKIVKMMVGRNMDSEYPFDDTVLPSDPLLEVKDLKYKGNPHSKSFTLRKGEILGIAGLVGSGRTETMRALFGADPKMGGQIFLKGEELIITSPRDAVKNGICLLTEDRKQQGLILEMSCVENTTITDLKSVSDYGFLNREQEREATEKQIREMNIKTPGIDQKTLHLSGGNQQKILIGKWLYRDSEVFIFDEPTRGIDVGAKYEIYLLLWKLAAMGRGIIMVSSDLPELTGVCHRILVFSDGKITGELERKDFDPESILALSYKEYLQS is encoded by the coding sequence ATGGCTGCTAATAATATAATAGAACTGCAGAATATTTCTCTTGTTTTTCCTGGTGTCAGAGCTCTTAATGAAGTAAATCTTGCTATTCACAAAGGGGAAATTCACGTTCTGCTGGGAGAAAACGGAGCCGGGAAATCTTCCCTGATAAAAACTATTTGCGGAGTGTATCAGCAGAGCAGTGGTACCATGATTTTTGATGGGTTGGAGTATGCTCCTTTGAATCCATTGACAGCCATTCAGAAAGGAGTTCGGGTTGTTTATCAAGAGTTTAACCTTTTACCTTATCTATCCATTGCAGAAAATATATTCTTTGAAAAGCTACCTAGTAAGGGAGGCCTGGTTGATTATCAACGCCTCAATCATGAAGCTTCACTTCTGATGGCTAAAGTGGGACTTGGAAAATTGTCTCCAAAAATGCCTGTTGAGAATCTGGGTGTTGCACAGATGCAGTTGATAGAAATTGCCAAAGCTCTTTCCGGAGATAGTCGCATTTTGATTCTGGATGAACCCACGGCTACATTGATGCCGGATGAAATTGATACCCTCTTTGCATTATTACTTAAGTTAAAATCTGAGGGAGTCTCCATAATTTATATTTCTCACCGCTTGAATGAGATTTTCCGCATCGGGGACAGAGTGACAGTGCTGCGAAATGGAGAACTGGTAGGGACTCATCCTTCTTCTGAGTTGGATATACCGAAGATTGTAAAGATGATGGTGGGACGGAACATGGATTCAGAGTATCCCTTTGATGACACAGTGCTTCCTTCTGATCCACTCCTAGAAGTGAAAGATTTAAAATATAAAGGGAATCCTCATTCCAAATCCTTTACTCTGAGAAAAGGGGAGATTCTGGGGATTGCAGGTTTAGTCGGCTCGGGTAGAACCGAAACTATGCGAGCTTTATTCGGGGCTGATCCCAAGATGGGAGGTCAAATCTTTCTGAAAGGAGAAGAACTGATCATTACAAGTCCTCGGGATGCCGTGAAAAATGGAATTTGTTTACTGACGGAAGACCGTAAACAACAGGGGCTCATCCTTGAAATGAGCTGTGTTGAAAACACGACCATTACAGACTTAAAATCTGTTTCCGATTATGGTTTTTTGAATCGAGAACAGGAGCGTGAAGCTACTGAGAAACAAATCCGTGAAATGAATATCAAAACGCCGGGAATAGACCAGAAAACCCTCCACCTTTCTGGGGGAAACCAACAGAAAATTCTCATTGGTAAATGGTTGTACAGAGATTCTGAAGTTTTTATCTTTGATGAGCCTACCAGAGGAATTGACGTCGGGGCAAAATATGAAATCTATCTTCTGTTATGGAAGCTGGCGGCAATGGGCCGGGGTATCATCATGGTCTCATCAGATCTGCCTGAACTGACGGGGGTCTGCCACCGGATACTGGTTTTTTCAGATGGAAAAATAACAGGTGAATTGGAGAGAAAGGATTTTGATCCTGAGTCTATTTTGGCATTGTCATATAAAGAGTATTTACAGAGTTAG
- a CDS encoding helix-turn-helix transcriptional regulator produces the protein MVSAKNLIQFMKAFELLSRPGGISVKELQLELDLSRRSIYRLFTSMEELGYPLVDRPLNGKTKSWGLMEDYVTSRPSGRVPRLSLDTSETMILYQILSRQTPLYESGMKRTISSLRNRLEQFYIENSGKEKVEQFRNIFLSMPGQYKHLKGKEKIYETLLEAALNKRVCLGVYRSFRQQENKEILFSVLCFFEWNYGIYCFIKRQEDDEVRTMAVERFISAKLTEFPSPEVKDFYPEDLLENAWALTINDPLDVKIHFSSAAAPYIREREWNRSQKISLQMDGSLILTLRTSGRRDIKSWVQSFGKDAVLLEPDDLKKEIEKELEDQLISYREST, from the coding sequence ATGGTTTCAGCCAAAAACCTTATACAATTTATGAAAGCCTTTGAACTGCTCTCCCGACCAGGAGGAATCAGTGTCAAGGAATTACAACTTGAATTGGATCTGAGCCGCCGTTCTATTTACCGTCTTTTTACATCCATGGAAGAGTTGGGTTACCCCCTTGTAGATAGGCCTTTAAACGGAAAAACAAAATCTTGGGGTCTCATGGAAGACTATGTAACATCCAGACCTTCTGGTAGAGTCCCCAGATTATCTTTGGACACGAGTGAAACAATGATTCTCTATCAAATACTTTCCCGGCAGACTCCTTTGTATGAATCGGGTATGAAACGAACCATAAGCTCCCTCAGAAACAGACTGGAACAGTTTTATATTGAAAACTCAGGCAAAGAGAAGGTTGAACAATTCAGGAATATCTTCTTGAGTATGCCCGGCCAATACAAACACCTAAAAGGAAAAGAAAAGATTTATGAAACACTCCTTGAAGCTGCCTTAAACAAAAGAGTTTGTCTAGGCGTATACAGATCTTTCAGGCAACAGGAAAACAAAGAAATTCTCTTTTCCGTGCTCTGCTTTTTTGAATGGAATTACGGCATTTACTGCTTTATAAAGAGACAGGAAGACGACGAAGTGAGGACGATGGCGGTGGAGCGCTTTATATCGGCAAAGCTCACAGAATTCCCCTCGCCGGAAGTGAAAGACTTCTATCCGGAAGACCTTCTGGAAAATGCCTGGGCCCTGACCATAAATGACCCGCTGGATGTAAAAATACACTTTTCCTCTGCCGCCGCCCCCTATATAAGAGAGAGAGAATGGAACCGAAGTCAGAAGATAAGCCTTCAAATGGACGGCTCCCTCATCCTAACTCTGCGGACTTCCGGAAGAAGGGATATCAAAAGCTGGGTCCAGTCCTTCGGGAAAGATGCGGTTTTACTTGAACCTGATGATTTAAAGAAGGAAATAGAAAAAGAACTGGAAGATCAATTAATTAGCTACAGAGAGTCAACATGA
- a CDS encoding sigma-54-dependent transcriptional regulator → MNKSILIIDDNEAFCRSLARMLGDERISVHSSFSSKQAFCLLKKTLVHLVLLDVRLGDESGLEVLSLLQKQYPNLPVIMLTGYASIESAVQSIKLGAFDYIQKPVKYEKLMKLIDNACTIASLKKENRDLHESLDHLRPKILSQDPRVNEIKNTINKLTAANLPILLYGENGTGKELFADYIHFQSSRKVRKIIKINCAAFADTLLDNELFGHEKGAYTGADSLYQGVFEKADQGSLFLDEIGDMSLEVQAKVLRVIQNKELFRLGGKEVIHVDVRLISATNKKLEVLIREGRFREDLYYRLNAATVSIPPLRERPNDIPLLTDLFLKEFASENNKVLKGIDPDVMDQLKKYPWPGNIRELKNVINYAAAVSSTGTLGIRDLPGSLQHGVPGRTGLLNTLDDSEKSIILNELKKTNYNKKKVAEILNISRTTLYSKMRKYEIL, encoded by the coding sequence TTGAACAAATCTATCCTTATCATCGATGATAACGAGGCATTCTGTCGTAGTTTGGCCCGAATGCTGGGGGATGAGAGGATCAGTGTACACAGCTCCTTTAGTAGTAAGCAGGCATTCTGTCTCCTTAAGAAAACTCTTGTACATTTAGTTCTGCTGGATGTGCGCTTAGGAGATGAGTCAGGTCTCGAAGTGCTATCACTCCTTCAGAAGCAATACCCCAATCTTCCTGTGATAATGCTTACAGGTTATGCCTCCATTGAATCAGCAGTTCAATCTATAAAGTTGGGAGCTTTTGATTATATTCAGAAACCTGTTAAATATGAAAAATTAATGAAGCTGATTGATAATGCCTGTACGATTGCATCATTAAAAAAAGAGAATCGGGATCTACATGAGAGTCTGGACCACTTGAGACCCAAAATATTGAGCCAAGATCCTCGGGTGAATGAAATTAAAAATACAATCAATAAACTGACTGCAGCTAATTTACCCATCCTTCTTTATGGAGAGAATGGAACAGGGAAAGAATTATTTGCGGATTATATTCATTTTCAAAGCAGTAGAAAAGTTAGAAAAATTATTAAAATCAATTGTGCCGCTTTTGCAGATACCTTACTGGACAATGAATTATTTGGACATGAAAAAGGGGCGTACACCGGGGCAGATTCCCTTTATCAGGGAGTCTTTGAAAAGGCGGATCAGGGTTCTCTGTTTTTAGATGAGATAGGAGATATGTCTCTAGAAGTCCAGGCTAAGGTTTTAAGGGTCATTCAGAACAAGGAGCTTTTCCGTTTGGGAGGTAAAGAGGTCATTCATGTTGATGTCAGACTGATTTCTGCTACAAATAAAAAGCTGGAAGTTTTGATCAGAGAAGGCCGCTTTCGTGAAGATCTGTACTATCGCCTCAACGCAGCCACCGTATCTATACCTCCTCTACGGGAACGACCGAATGATATTCCTCTTTTAACAGATCTCTTTTTGAAAGAGTTTGCATCAGAGAACAACAAGGTTTTAAAAGGGATTGATCCTGATGTAATGGACCAGCTCAAGAAATATCCATGGCCAGGGAATATCCGTGAGCTTAAGAATGTTATCAATTATGCAGCTGCTGTATCATCGACAGGAACTCTTGGCATCAGGGATCTTCCTGGGTCATTGCAGCATGGTGTTCCGGGAAGAACCGGTCTGCTGAATACTCTTGATGATTCAGAAAAAAGTATCATTCTTAATGAGTTGAAAAAAACAAATTATAATAAGAAAAAAGTAGCAGAGATTTTAAATATTAGTAGAACAACTCTGTACAGCAAGATGAGAAAGTATGAAATCCTTTGA
- a CDS encoding ATP-binding cassette domain-containing protein: MKSFDWNHETPILELKDVSIQYGTIKALDGINLSIHGGEIHAIVGEHGAGKSTLAKMVANLISPDSGQILFRGKPYGPLGYKGTIDAGIRMVFQKMQLNQTLTVAENLFIANKEAFGSRGGFFSQKKVDRLAETFLRENQYNLKPRTKVSELGLSDRALLSIIKNLYHPPRILILDEALEKLSAQGLDRVIQTLKKLRDDGCSILFITHRIDDLYMIADRVSVVRKGEVLISDDIGELDKISLIKIAYTQFSNLEDHLGQAEEFNKLMKYNEVILKQLPISLIVSNFENRIRMMNGSAKELFSTSSASDMIDLSLEELFQNNPRTLDLLKETRGGKDTRSLYNTPLKLNQGTAMVNIIVFPIFEGTLLIGNMLIIEDITEREQLRNQLVLSEKLASLGLLAAGVAHEINNPLGVITNYLESFKMDKILAEERDSVYAYLFEQINYITQVIGNLISFSENQSQTTELVCVNEAIQNIIDLIRFNGKQKHIQIQFSPNKSEVLNVRINKNEFKQVILNLFKNAFEVMPDGGHIVITTALKVSDSESSVHICFEDNGPGILFENPSDVFLPFTTSKNTNSNFGLGLSLCYNILSRYDGEITVQSDKENGTQFQITLPLSESV, translated from the coding sequence ATGAAATCCTTTGATTGGAACCATGAGACTCCTATTTTGGAGCTTAAGGATGTATCTATACAATATGGGACCATAAAAGCCCTTGATGGTATCAATCTTTCAATTCATGGGGGAGAAATCCACGCCATTGTCGGTGAGCACGGTGCAGGTAAATCAACACTTGCCAAGATGGTTGCCAACCTTATCAGTCCTGATTCAGGGCAGATTCTTTTTCGAGGAAAACCCTATGGTCCATTGGGATACAAAGGCACAATTGATGCAGGGATCAGAATGGTCTTTCAGAAGATGCAATTGAATCAGACTCTCACGGTTGCAGAAAATTTGTTTATAGCCAATAAGGAAGCCTTTGGATCTCGAGGAGGATTTTTTAGTCAAAAGAAGGTAGACCGCCTAGCAGAGACATTCCTCAGAGAAAACCAATACAATCTGAAGCCAAGGACCAAAGTTTCTGAATTAGGTCTTTCAGACAGAGCTCTCTTGAGTATCATCAAAAATTTGTATCATCCACCACGAATTCTGATTTTAGATGAGGCTTTGGAGAAATTATCTGCTCAGGGGTTGGACAGGGTCATTCAGACACTCAAGAAATTAAGAGATGACGGTTGTTCCATTCTTTTTATTACACACAGGATTGATGATCTCTACATGATTGCAGATAGGGTCAGTGTCGTCAGGAAAGGAGAAGTCCTTATTTCTGATGATATTGGAGAATTGGATAAAATCAGTCTTATTAAAATTGCTTATACCCAATTCTCAAATCTGGAAGATCACCTAGGGCAGGCTGAAGAGTTTAATAAGCTGATGAAGTATAATGAGGTTATTCTAAAACAGCTTCCCATTAGTCTTATTGTTTCTAATTTCGAAAATCGAATCAGAATGATGAATGGGAGTGCCAAGGAGTTATTTAGTACGTCTTCAGCTTCAGATATGATTGATTTGTCACTGGAAGAGCTTTTTCAGAATAATCCCAGGACCCTCGATCTTCTCAAGGAGACACGAGGTGGTAAAGATACACGGTCTCTATATAACACCCCTCTTAAACTAAATCAGGGAACTGCCATGGTGAACATCATTGTATTTCCAATTTTTGAAGGAACTCTGCTCATAGGAAATATGTTAATCATAGAGGATATTACAGAAAGAGAGCAGCTTAGGAACCAACTTGTCTTGTCTGAAAAATTGGCCTCTTTGGGACTTTTGGCCGCAGGAGTGGCTCATGAGATCAATAATCCGTTAGGTGTTATCACAAACTACCTTGAGTCTTTTAAGATGGATAAAATCCTGGCAGAAGAACGGGATTCTGTCTATGCGTACCTCTTTGAACAGATCAACTACATTACCCAGGTAATCGGTAATTTAATCTCCTTTTCCGAAAATCAGAGTCAAACTACGGAGTTGGTATGTGTCAATGAAGCCATACAGAATATAATTGACCTGATACGTTTCAATGGCAAGCAAAAGCATATCCAAATACAATTTTCTCCAAATAAATCAGAAGTCCTGAATGTCAGAATCAATAAAAATGAGTTCAAACAGGTCATATTGAACCTATTCAAGAATGCATTTGAAGTGATGCCCGATGGAGGGCACATCGTCATTACAACAGCTTTGAAGGTTTCTGATTCTGAATCCAGTGTTCACATATGTTTTGAGGATAATGGTCCTGGGATACTCTTTGAAAACCCTTCAGATGTTTTTCTGCCATTTACCACATCCAAAAATACAAACAGTAATTTTGGACTCGGACTCTCTCTGTGTTACAATATTCTGAGTCGTTATGATGGTGAAATTACCGTTCAGTCTGATAAAGAAAATGGTACTCAATTTCAAATAACTCTTCCTCTCTCAGAAAGTGTATGA
- a CDS encoding ABC transporter permease translates to MIDNSRMRSLFNILLKEVGIGVVLLVLVIAFSLGANHFFSVNNVANIFTQISINTVIAVGMTFVILLGGIDLSVGSVLALCSIIAGKILTNPDLSLGSAIVLAILLSVISGMLIGFLNGFISETWKIHSFIVTLGMLNIARGLALQISQSRTIFNFPKVFNDFGTRTYFSVLPAIFIMALSLVILGSVVLRKTVFGRMIFAIGNNEESVRLSGHNVKFYKIMAYTICGGTVGIATIMYMLRMSIASPILGVGFELNAIAAVVIGGTSMSGGKGSLVGTFLGASIMGVLNNGLLLIGMGDFARQIVTGLIIILAVILDTYRTRFSVKLNT, encoded by the coding sequence ATGATTGATAATTCCCGAATGAGGTCATTATTTAATATTTTATTGAAGGAAGTGGGGATCGGAGTCGTTCTTTTGGTTCTTGTCATTGCTTTTAGCTTGGGAGCCAACCATTTTTTTTCGGTCAACAACGTTGCAAATATATTTACTCAGATCAGTATCAATACGGTCATCGCAGTAGGTATGACTTTTGTGATCCTTCTGGGAGGAATTGATCTCTCCGTCGGGTCGGTTTTGGCCCTTTGTTCCATCATAGCCGGAAAGATTCTGACAAATCCAGACTTGTCTCTTGGTTCGGCCATTGTCCTTGCCATACTATTGAGTGTTATTTCGGGTATGTTGATTGGTTTTTTAAATGGGTTTATTTCAGAAACCTGGAAAATCCATTCCTTTATTGTCACTCTGGGAATGTTAAACATAGCCCGGGGGTTGGCACTTCAGATCAGTCAGTCCAGAACGATCTTTAATTTTCCGAAAGTATTTAATGACTTTGGTACAAGAACCTATTTCAGTGTGCTTCCGGCTATATTCATAATGGCTCTAAGCCTGGTGATCCTTGGGTCAGTCGTACTGAGAAAGACCGTTTTTGGAAGGATGATCTTTGCCATTGGTAACAATGAGGAATCTGTCCGTCTTTCAGGACATAATGTTAAGTTTTATAAAATCATGGCTTATACCATCTGTGGAGGGACAGTTGGGATTGCTACGATAATGTATATGCTCAGGATGAGTATTGCCAGTCCCATCCTAGGAGTTGGTTTTGAGTTGAATGCGATTGCCGCTGTTGTCATTGGTGGAACAAGCATGAGCGGTGGGAAAGGGTCTCTTGTTGGGACTTTTTTGGGAGCCTCTATTATGGGGGTATTGAACAATGGTCTACTCCTGATAGGGATGGGAGATTTTGCCCGTCAGATAGTAACTGGCCTGATCATAATCTTAGCCGTCATATTGGATACCTATAGGACAAGATTCTCTGTTAAGTTGAATACCTGA
- a CDS encoding B12-binding domain-containing radical SAM protein, which produces MVLINPPSLRNCEPPVALLKLSAALRSAGEEVQILDGAAEAYYWLTTLPAADPEDSRAQRTRKNKERLWQSLCQEKSTGDTSPNAYASFDRYKKNLNDLSYLAQSSLPPVKGIRITPADLEIEDRSPLQKADLIHAWTHPEESFFYPWFSKRLTDFLQPNASGTVGISIGYLSQALIGMSICGYIKQQWPEVRIQLGGGLIISWLKGPADCSFLKDLVHEVQGGPGEEAIVAFAGKDWQGPGLADPEDLYKLPYIAPGPILPYSASFGCSWKKCTFCNEHWEDNPFCEEGASAVVSNLRTLVKKHDPALIHITDSEISLGLIKELAKNPPGAPWYSFSRFFPVLTDPGFCHQLAQSGCTMLCLGLESGDQNVLDALKKGIHLNQVRAILQNLRGAGIGTFVYVMFGTAVENRDAALRTRDFILEQRQNISFINAAVFSMPVMSRELEQLESRNFYEGELSLYKDFTHPLGFGRRQVREFLSKDFQAIPEIREILKRTPPIFTSNHAPFFIPLK; this is translated from the coding sequence ATGGTACTGATCAACCCTCCTTCATTGCGCAACTGCGAACCTCCTGTCGCCCTTCTAAAGCTTTCTGCCGCCCTGAGATCCGCGGGAGAAGAGGTGCAGATATTAGATGGAGCCGCCGAAGCCTATTATTGGCTCACAACTCTTCCTGCTGCCGACCCGGAAGACAGCAGGGCTCAGCGGACAAGAAAGAATAAAGAGCGTCTATGGCAGAGCCTTTGTCAGGAAAAATCCACCGGGGACACCTCACCCAATGCCTACGCCTCTTTTGACCGCTATAAGAAAAATCTAAATGACCTCAGTTATTTGGCACAGTCCTCTCTTCCCCCGGTGAAAGGAATCAGGATTACCCCGGCAGACCTGGAAATTGAGGACCGCTCCCCTCTCCAGAAGGCTGACTTGATTCATGCCTGGACCCACCCGGAAGAGTCCTTCTTCTACCCCTGGTTTTCTAAACGGCTTACTGACTTTCTGCAACCCAATGCGTCTGGAACTGTTGGCATATCCATAGGCTACCTCTCTCAGGCTCTCATAGGAATGTCTATCTGTGGTTATATTAAGCAGCAGTGGCCGGAAGTCCGCATTCAACTGGGAGGCGGGTTAATTATATCCTGGCTCAAAGGTCCAGCTGATTGTTCTTTTCTGAAGGACCTGGTTCATGAAGTTCAAGGAGGTCCGGGTGAAGAAGCGATCGTGGCCTTTGCTGGTAAGGACTGGCAAGGTCCAGGACTGGCCGATCCTGAAGACTTGTATAAACTACCTTATATTGCTCCCGGACCCATTCTTCCTTACTCTGCGTCCTTTGGATGTTCCTGGAAAAAATGTACCTTCTGCAATGAACACTGGGAGGATAATCCTTTCTGCGAAGAAGGAGCATCCGCTGTCGTTTCCAACTTGAGAACTCTTGTAAAAAAGCATGATCCGGCTCTCATCCATATTACTGACAGCGAAATCAGTCTGGGACTAATAAAGGAACTGGCAAAAAATCCGCCCGGAGCACCCTGGTACAGCTTCAGCCGATTCTTTCCCGTACTCACAGATCCCGGATTCTGTCATCAACTGGCCCAATCCGGATGTACCATGCTCTGCCTGGGCCTGGAATCGGGAGATCAGAATGTGCTTGATGCACTGAAGAAAGGAATCCATCTAAATCAGGTCAGAGCCATACTCCAAAATTTGAGAGGAGCCGGAATAGGAACTTTTGTCTATGTCATGTTCGGCACTGCTGTCGAGAACCGGGATGCCGCATTGCGAACTCGGGATTTTATTCTGGAACAAAGACAGAACATCAGTTTTATCAATGCCGCCGTATTCAGTATGCCTGTGATGAGCCGGGAACTGGAGCAATTGGAATCCAGAAATTTTTATGAGGGAGAATTGTCACTATATAAAGACTTTACCCACCCCCTCGGTTTTGGAAGGCGGCAGGTAAGAGAGTTCTTATCAAAAGACTTTCAGGCCATTCCAGAAATCAGGGAAATACTTAAAAGGACTCCCCCTATTTTCACATCCAACCATGCTCCTTTTTTCATTCCTTTGAAATAA